The window GGGATCTCAACCTCGCCGAAGCCTGCGAAGAACACAGTCAGCACGGCATCGCTGGCCGCGATGTCGTTTTCCAACACGTTCAGAACCGCAATGCCGTCCTCGTCGATGGTTACATCGTCCTTCACCGCTTCCAGGTCGGGCGTCACGGTAATCACCACGTCACCGTTGGTCGTGTTGCCTTCGGCATCGCGCACGGCATAGCTGAAAACGAACAGGTCCTCGGCAGTGAAATCGCCTTCCGGGTCGAAGGTCACGTCGCCGTTCTCTTCCACCGTCAGCAGGCCACTGTTGCCGGCGTCGGACGTGAATTCGACAGTCTCGCCCAACGCGATTTCCAGTTCACCGTAGCCCGCGAAGAACAGCGTCAGCACCGCGCCTTCGGCGGCAACGTCGTTGTCCAGAACGTTGAAGGCGATGGTGTCACCCTCGGCAACCGTCACTTCATCCTTGATCGCTTCCAGTTCGATCACCGGCACCACCGGGTCGTCCTTGCAGCCCCAGTTGCCCCAGTCGCCGAAATCCCAGCCGCCTTCCTTGATACGGCCCCACAGCTGGAAGCCCCAGCTTATCTTGTGGCCCCAGCCGCCAATATCCCAGCCGCCCTTGCTGCCCCAACCGCCGCCGAAGCCCCAGTCGTTGCCGCCGCCCCAGCCGCCGGAATGGCTGCGGCCGCCGTCATGGCCCCAGCTGTAATTTCCACCAAAGCCGTACTTGTTGAATCCGGAATTGAAACCATAATGCCTGGTCACAGCATGCACCCCTTACTTTACGGGCTCAGGC of the Algicella marina genome contains:
- a CDS encoding Ig-like domain-containing protein, whose amino-acid sequence is MTRHYGFNSGFNKYGFGGNYSWGHDGGRSHSGGWGGGNDWGFGGGWGSKGGWDIGGWGHKISWGFQLWGRIKEGGWDFGDWGNWGCKDDPVVPVIELEAIKDEVTVAEGDTIAFNVLDNDVAAEGAVLTLFFAGYGELEIALGETVEFTSDAGNSGLLTVEENGDVTFDPEGDFTAEDLFVFSYAVRDAEGNTTNGDVVITVTPDLEAVKDDVTIDEDGIAVLNVLENDIAASDAVLTVFFAGFGEVEIPIGDTFEFTSLGGRTAALTLEADGDLVVDPLGDFADLDEGETDMFVFTYAVTDADGVISGGDVSITVNGVTELDV